In Lathyrus oleraceus cultivar Zhongwan6 chromosome 2, CAAS_Psat_ZW6_1.0, whole genome shotgun sequence, the DNA window GAATTTGACATTATCACGATAAATCACAATCATTTTACAATGATATCAATGTGATTTTGAAGATGTACTAATAGTACTTTTAAGTTTGTTCTGGTAATTGTATATATAAATATATCTATATGGATTGATTTCCAATGAGAGAGTTTCTTTAGAAATGTCATTTGTATCTTGAGCAATGATTTATTAAATGAAGCAATGTTGTACTAGAAATAAGGGTACACTATTGTCCCTTTTAATTTTCTATTACCCCTTTCTTAAACTTGCATTTTTTTTTGCATGATAAATGAAGCTTGAAAAGAAGTGCTTAATTTTAAATAAGTTGTTTTAGACATTAATCAAATTAAAGCTTTTTGTTACTAAAAAATTAGCTCTAAAATATAGAGATCAACCCTATATCCTATGATGGGATTTTGGTTAATTTTATAGATTTACAAACTCCATGTTCTTTAAATCCCAAACAATATATAGGTAGCACAACTTGCTAGTGTTATGATATTTTATTCTACATTTATATATTCAATTTAGCATGTGAGTAATTAATAAAAATGAATACAAGTTATATATAAAAAGAGTTGAATGATTGAGACATTTATAGGTTAACCTAAAATTGCAAAAGTTCATTGCATTACGAAATACAATATGCATGTATATATACTTTTATTCATCAtgtatattatatatatttgttCATTATGTCACATCATTTTCATTACGATTCAGGGTAAGCTagattctttttcttttttcctcAAACAAGTTTACTAAGTAAAAGAATTAAAAAGCACTAAGAGGAGTAGCTATCACCATGTTTAGGGAAAATTATATGCTAATTAGTAATTAGCTACCAAGTTTTTTCATTCATTGGCTTGGCTTTTTATGTCTATCTTAGTTAAAATGTGACATAAAATCCAAATAACTCAAATTATAGATGTGTTTAAATGTTTCATCTCATGATGTGATTAAAGAAAATTTCTAAGAAAGTAgtttttaaaaaaagaaaataaactATAACATAAAATTTTAATGATGTATCATTTCCAATTGTACAGCTAATATAAGTTTGGACATTTTCAAAAATAGTTAATTTTTCTCTTCCACACAAAATAAAGGACTAGTATAAAGTACTTGTCAATACAATTAGAAGTACTATTTAGATCTTTTACTTTTAAATTAAATGAACACTATAATAGTGCATTATATTGGCCACATGTTATTGTCTACTTGGCAATAGTTGCTACTTAAAAATTGAtcataataattaaattaaattaaattatacACATTTCACAATAAACCCATGCTTAATTGGCTAATCCATCTACAACATTGTCCATTTGGAGCACATGGGAATGGGGCCTCATTGTCTATAAAATAAGGTCTTCAAGACAATTAAGCACTTAATCTTTTTGTCTTTTCTTGGTTTATGAGATAACAAAATCTGATTACCTTAGCCACATACGTAAAGCAAAAGTTTAGTATAATAATTCTTTTATTTATAATGATATTATTAGGTTTGTATGGACAAAAAGTTTGTTTAAGAGTCAAAAAcatatgttatatatatatatatatatatatatatatatatatatatatatatatatatatatatatatatatatatatatatatatatatatatatatatatatatatatatatatatatatatatatatatatatatatatatatatatatatatatatatatatatatatatatatatatatatatatatatatatatatatatatatataaaattaatcATCTTAAAAATTATATTCATAGTTTTAAGAGATAATATTATTATGCATGAGtctttaaattatttataaaagACCTATTATCTTTAAtatcagaaaatcaaaaatattAGTGTCGAAACACTTTTTTTATGTTTAACCATTCTATAATAAAATCTCAAGCCTTCGATCTCACTAATAAAAAAATCTCAATATTTTTCTCCTACTCATCTATACAGGATAAGTATATTTTGAAGATATCTTAGGACtataatttaaaaaaatgtaGCACTTATTTTCTTATAAGTCAATTTGTAAAAATAAATTGAACTTAACATAAAAATTTAATGAAAATCTCATATGTTATAGAGATAAAACCTTAATGAGTTTATAAAGAATGACACTTCACCTTTTATAAACTTATTTTTTAAGAATGAGCTAGATTTAATATAAAAAGAAATTATATTGATTTCTTTTAGGcttaatatattttttaattctTTAACATAATTTAATATTATATTTTAGTCTTTTAACTAAAAAATATTACAAGTAAGTCCCTTAATTTCACTTTTGTTATACTATTTGATCATTTTTGTCAAATTTTATGAGAAATCGTTAAGTTTTGTTGACAATACCATTTATTTGATATTATTATTTTACCTGTCTgtttttatatttatttttaatttattattgttatttgttattaaacacatgaaaCATCCACATAATCCTAATTTTGTTTTCTCTTTGTTTCAACAGGCAACAAGCAGCATCATTTCCTTCCTTTCTCTAAATCAAAAAAAcaacaataatattttaaaattaaacactctttcaattttttttcatgttACTCCCCTAATGTAACCGCCAACATCGTCAGTATCGTACAAGCCTCACGTAAGTCGTCAATCAATGCTAGAGTTATTGGATCTTCTCTCACGAGTATGATTTCAAGCGAGGATGGTGCGGAGTTCGATGGTGGTGATCGAATTTATGGTCTGGAAAGGGAAATCGAAGGGGCTTACCATAGATCTGAGGACGGCATGGTCTTGTGCGACGATGGTAACGTGTTTCGGTGTAGTGATCTTGTGCGGCTGCGGTGACGCATTTCAAAGAGATTTTTTAGCGATTTTTCACTTATCTTTTTGCTCTACGCTCTTAAAACAAATAAACCTTTGTGATTTTATTCCTCTTTTCTTTCGATTTGCAGGTTACCCAAAAAAGGCTCCTTTGTGTGATCGTGTAGTGTTTGATGACACTAGAAACTGCATGAAAAATGATTTGTTTTGCctgaaaagttttttttttgaaTGAATGGGATAGGTAGTACTATTTAGTTTGTTTTCCAGCCTCCTTGAAATACTAATCTCCTCCTTTGTTATGATTTTGGATTCACAATGGTTCACAGTGGTGATTTTTTGCTAATAGATTTGTTTTCTCTTCATCTTCTCATTGTTCTGACcttttttatgatttttttttgcAGAGAAGTTTCTGCAGCAAAGGATTGTCTTTATTTTTAGGCATAAATCTTAAATTTGGAAGCAATCCctttaattaaaataataatttttgttATATTCTAGTTCATTCTTCAATTAAAAGAAGATTTTATTTTACTTTCTACTTCACCTACTCCAGGATAATTTTGTAAAAAAACATTGTTTCAAATTTACAACATTGGGGTTTTGTTTTTTATGTTATGTGATGATTATTGTATTCTCAATTTGTTGTGTTTCCTAGAGTTACATGACTGGACTAATAGCACAAGAACTGTTATTTTTTTACTATTTGTTGACTCAGCTTATTAATTTATGCCTATTTGTCACAACACATCTCCAAAGttaatatttttttcaaaaaatttaatgGCAAAAACCTTTTTGTGTAATAGAACAATTCTTAAGGGACCAATATGTAACGTTTTTTAGTTAAGGGATCAAACTGAAATATTAAATTAAGTCAAGGGACTTTGGGACTAATTATGTCTTTCTTTTATATTATGTTTTCATACATAAAATTTGGTTGTGACTCTTCAATCTTCTTTAGGTCAACTCAATGCAAGTCTCTTGCCTCTTCAACGATCATCCATGCATTTGATTTAATTTGGTACTGCATGAACCAACTCAAATTACACAACAAAGTCATCTCTTGGAAAGCTATCACTTATCTCATTTTGGATGCTGCTTCTTTTCCGGGGAATCACACTAAGGTTATTGCAAGGTACTCTTTATATGATTTCTCTGTCTCCAAAGCCTTCTCTATTCAAATTTATCATCCTAAAAGACCGTCTATCAAGGATATTCTCTGGGACCCTCCTCCTCTGAATTGGGTTAAGTTTTACTCATATGGTGTTTCGCGTGCCAATCCTAGTTTAACAACTTGTGGAGGGATTTTCAAGAACCGTCATGGGGTGGCTATGAAGTGTTTTGCTTCTAATTATGATCGACAATATGCTTTTTGTGTTGAGCTTCTTGGTAATTTTTTGGCCATTAAAATAACTCATAAGAGAGGTTGGAGAAATTTGTGGTTAGAGACAGATTTCAAGCTTGTGTCCTTGGCCTTCAAGAATTCTTCCTCCATCCCTTGGAGACTCAAGAATAGATGGTTCAACTGCCTATCCATTTTGAATGACATGAACTTTATTGTATCACGTATTGTTAGAGAGGGCAACCGTTGTGCTGATAAATTAGCCAATTTAGGTCTCTCTGTGGTTAATGATGTTTTGTTTGATTCTTGTCCTAGCATCATTCTTAATGATTACTCTAGGAATATAATTGGCTTACCAAATTTTAGATTTGTTTAATTTTAGGGAAGGTTTATTTTCTTCATCTCCTTGTATCTCCTTTTTTTAATCCATTAGgtgttttattaaaaaaaacgTTCATCTTTTAACACAACCACATTagtttaattttaaaataatttcttttattttgttattttttcTCGTCACATTCTCATCAAATTTATATTTTCATCAAATATATATCTTATTGATCTTGATGATTCCACTTTCAACCAGTTCTACGTTGTTACAATAATTTTTTCCTGTAATTATTGAAGTGAACGATTAATCTTGATTCTCACGTATTTAAGTGTCTTGCTCTTCATTTCTCTCACTCGTACTTTCACCCTCCACTCAAAGTAGTATTAGCTATGGAACCCGCCTTAAAGAGGTGAACCTgattattctattttatttttatatgtTTCTCTTCTATTTATTTTTAGGCGATAAACAATTATTTAAACTTTTTATTCACTTTGAATCTAAATTTGTAATTTTATTCAGTTTTTGTTATTGGTCGAGCTGACATTGTTTGTATAGCTTTCCCATATTTATATGGCTTGAAATAATCATATGCATAGTTATCATTTTTAAAGATATTGAAGTATAAGAGATTGAGAGACATTTGAACAATTATGTGTTTAAAAACACTACGGAGACTGTATTTTacatagatatatatatatatatatatatatatatatatatatatatatatatatatatatatatatatatatatatatatatatatatatatatatatatatatatatatatatatatcaaaaaAACTAATTACATGTTATAGTCGATGTGAGACTTTCTATATTCAAATATCTTAACATTCCCATTCAAGTTGGATCATATCTTTCATATGAGTTAAGTTTGTTACAAATGTAATCCACTCGAGAACCCCTAAGAGACTTTGTAAACATATAAGTCAATTGGTCTTCACTTTTGACGAAATTTGTGGTGATAACTCCTGAAAGTACATTGCCCTTTACATAATGACATTCtatttctatgtgtttggtcAATTCATGAAAGATTGGATTAGATGCAATGTGAAGTACCGCTTGATTATCACATATGAGTTTTGTGTTCTCAAGATCTCTCAACCTAAGTTTTGAGAGTAAATTTCTAAGTCATGCAAGCTCCTTTGAGGCTGATGCCATAACATGATATTCAGCTTCAACACTAGATAATGCAATTgtattttgtttattgtttatCCATGAGATCATATTTCCTCTAATTAGAACACATTATTCAGACACGGGCCTCCTATCTGAAGGTGATTCGGCCCAGTCTACATCTGAATAACAAATAATTTTAACATCTCTCTTATCTTCATATACTAGTCCTCTTCCTGGTGCATTTTTAATATATCTAAGAATTTGAATGACTGCATCCCAATGACTATCACAAGGAACATTCATAAATTGTCTCACAATGCTCATCGCAAATGTAATATTTGATCTGGGGATTATAACATAGTTGAGTCTACCCATAAGACGTCGATATCTTCCTGGATCTTTCAATGGCTCCCCTGGCCCGGAAGAAGCTTGGCGTTGGGATCCGTAGAAGTATCAGTAGGACGACAATCAGGCATATTAGTTTCACTGAAAATGTTTAGGATATACTTGCGTTGGTTGATTGCAATGTCGAATGAGGATTGGGCAACTTCAATGCCTAATAAGTATATGAGTGGTCATAAGTCTTTTGTCTGGAAATTTTTTAAAAGATGAGTTTTGAGATGTTGAATACCCTAATAAgaatgtcatcaacataaaccttTGTCATCAACAGTAGTGAAAGGAAAACAAACCGTCGATTTTTTTTATTATCGAAAGACAGTGGGTTATACTCTAAATACCATATTAAAATATAGGAGAGTGAGAAATATTTGAATAAACTGTATGTTTAAAAACACACgaaaattatattatatatagAAAGATTAACCGTTAATTACATGGTTAATTACATGATACGATAATATGATGTATTAGTTGATGTGAAATTTTCTATATATATATTCTTTATATATAAACTCTTAATATACAATTTGCACTATCTTATTTGGAGCGAATTTGGAAAAACATATAAAAAAAACATAGATTATCTCGTGTCAAATGAAGATTTCCTAGTTCTTATTCCTCATTAAAATCAATGACCAATTTTAGATTATTTTATTGGTTAAAACTATTTATTTTAGGTATTATTTTTCTTTATGTTACATTGTCGTTAGATTTCAACCCTCTTTTAAATGCATAACAATTATAAATGTTTGTAATGAGATATACAAAAGACATTTAATATACAATTTTGTCACTAACCTCCCTTCCTGCCTATAGCCAATGACATTGTAGAAGAAAAGATAAACTAATAATCAATTCAATTAAGTTTAAGTCAAGTCTATCCATTTAAAGCACCTAATCCATACgtatttaaaaataataaaactcaaacctaaaaaataataatgaaacTCAAACACTTAAAAATTGATAATGATGTTCGTCAAAGTTGAAAGAATGAAAGACATATTGTACCATATAGAATACTATTTTGGATGTTGTTTGCCAAATCTAAAACCCATAATTGATTATTTAAAGAAGCACACAAGGTAAGTGTTCGGTTGCTAAAGAATTTGTAGGACACACATGTTAAGTGCATGAACACTAAAATAAAGGCTTATGTTACCCAACGTACCAATTCCTAAACTAATATCAGACACAAACTCAACAACtataacaataataataataatataatctTTATAGTATCACTTATGTCTCCTAAATTTCATACTAAATGTTCTACTTTCTCTATGCACAATTTCGTCGGCACAAATGTCTCTGTCTTAATTGGTTTCTTTTCCTTCAATCCACAAGCAGGTTTTTTAGATTATTTGAGATTAAAATTGTAAATTTTAATTAATCTTAGCATTCTGAATGATTTGATTATCATAGTAATAATCATATATACAAAACTATTACATAAGGGTGACAAAATGGATTATGCCCTTTGATTTTAAGCGATAAATCGAAATCATCGGTGAGGTGCCTTTGATACTATTGAAGAATTTACAGAAAGGTTGCATTCTGTGTCTGAAAGACATGACGTGGAACCAAAGTTACGAGACGATGAAAACTCGTCATTCGCTCCTTGAATATCAGAATTAGAAGATACACTACATGCTTCGGCGTGATCAGTTTCATCTGAGTTATAAGAGCCATTGGAATTCGACTGGTCATAATTTGGTTTAATCGACGATTCATTTGTTTGAAGTCTTTTAGAGCCGATTTGTGGACACATTGCTTGTAATTGCCTACCAAGTACGTGTAGAGTCTCTTGACATTCTGCTAGCTTTTTCTCTGCAGCAGCTAGTTCTGTATCCTGTAGCGGCATCAAGGTATCGAAAAAAATATGATTGAAGAATGAATTCGCTAAAGAAAACATTAAAAAAATGTGATGAACCAAAGGTATAATGATATGTAAGTAATGTAATGTGATTACCTTCCGAGTATCAATGTCTTTATTCGCTGCCGAATTTGATGTACACTCGAGGCGCTTATCCCTTCAAGTAACGAACAGGCAGAAAAATCAGAAAGTACTTAAGAAACAAAGCTGAAAACTCAAATTATACAGTATGGAAGCAATGATATTGTTTCCTATAATTTAGAACTAGATCATGTTTTAGGGGATCATAGCTAACCTTGGCGTTTTTTCGTCTAATTCTCTGTGCCTCGCCAAAGCATTATGATGGCATTGTTTTTCCTCCTCGAGATCGTTCTTTAGCTCGTCTATCTTTTCCTTTAGAAGCTTATTTTCAGCTTCTAACTCTTCAACATGTGTTTGAAGTGACTTATATGATTCTGTCATACATTTCAGCTGAATCTCAACCAAAGCATCATTTGATTTTACTTGATCATCTTCAGATGAGTCGTTCTTTACTTTGTTAGCAATCTGTACACTGTCATTGTCTGAAGAACAGGCCATTTTCTCCACTTCGAGGAAATCGTTCATCAGTTCCGAGATAGTTTCACTTTTGCGATTCTCAACTTTAACCGAGGTTCTAACTCGACTTACGTTAAAATGGTCAGAAGCTGAGGCTGAAAATGAGTCAGCAGGACTTTCTGGATCATCATGCCAACTATCTGATATAGAAGTGATGCTTGGTGAATTGCTAGAAATTCTACTTGAAGAATTCCGGTAATTGATCTCTAAATTTGATTTCTGCGTCTGCGAACTTCTTTCTTGATGAAGAATTTGTACCTCAGCTTCTAAGCTCTTAACTCTACCAACTGTTTTAGTGTACAAGTTCCTAGAAGCCTGTAGTTCAGCATTACTTGACGCCAAAGCTTCTTTCAATCTCGTTGTTTCTTCTTCAAACACCTCAAATCGTTTCGACACACTAAGAAACTCGGATTCTTGCAGGTTACTAGTTTTTCTTTGATGAATTCCACTAATGACGCGGTGCGTACTTTCAACTTCTAGCTTCATTTGTGCCAATGCAGCAGGTCCAGGTAACTTCTTTCGCAGCAAACCACGAAGGCGTTGGCACTCACCCTCCAACTTAGCAATAGTCTTAACATCCTCCACGTGCCGTTTGTTAGCCACGTCTGCCGATTTCATTATCATGTTCTTCTCGTCATTTCGAATATCCATCTCCTTAGAAACAATATGCAGCTCATACTTCAAAGAACTTATTTCTTTTTCGCACGACTGAACATTCTTCTTTTGAACCTCTAACTCGGCCTCCGCTTCAGACTTTTCTTCTTTTAGTTTCACTATTTTGTTTGAACTTTCATGAAGCGATCTCAGAAGTGCGGCATTCTCACCAGCTTCTTCGTGAAGTCCTTTATCCAACTTATCTATTTCTGATTCAAGCTCTAACTTGAACCTCTCCCACTGTTGAGATTTCACAAGAATCACCTCTTGTACTTTCTTCTCACTTTCTTCCTTTATAGTTCTTATCTCCTTCACACATTCTTTCAGAGCTCCCTCTAAATGAGTTACTCTCTCATCACAACTAAGCTTCGAAAGAGTAATAGATTCAAGTTGACTTCGTAAGGAAACAACTTCTGCATCGGCTTTCTCCCAACCTAAAACGCATACAAGTATGAATCAACTCGATTCAAAAGtaaaaaagattaaaaaaaaaaacGCAGACGAAGAACACACAACATTTGATCACGAATTTCAGCCAATTGCGCCTACATTTCTACTACCTGAAACTGCTTCCTCGGCAACTTTCGCATGCTGTTTAACCAGATTTTCCTTGTTATCTAACTCTGAATAAGCTGCTGATAGCTTTGATTCCAAATCTTTTACTTGATCTTCCAATTCAGTCATACATGTGTAAGAATCCATTGGAATTTGAACATAGTTCTTATTTGCGCAATTTTTTTCATGCTGAAAAAATTATATAAAGAAAAGAACAAAACTAATGAGCAACTTAGCTAGTTTTGTGTATCAAAAACTTTTCCATTCCAAAgattaaaattaaataaaatatataaacCTGATTTCCTAAATGTGCCACAGAAGATAAGGTAGAACCAACGGAGTCAGTTGTGACAAATGGTTTATCAGTCTTTGTGACTTTATCAGATGATTTTTTCTTCCACGGCCAACCTCGACGATCCATAACAGAATTTTACTAGTCTGCTCAAAGTATGCTGAAATTGAGAACTTAAtgacttacttgagaagaaggATAAGAGAATGCAAATTTTAGTGTCGGAATGATGGAAACAAGAAGAGAAGAATGAGATATAGTGGCTGTTTGAGGGTTCGTAGAAGGAATTTGAAGTTTGAAGTTTGAAGTTTTGATTAATATCAAATGAAaacaagagagagagagaggagcGGGGTTACGGAAATACTGGCCAAATGTGCGCGTGTGCGGTCACTGTTTAAACGCTCCTGCTGCGGCTCCACCTCTATATAACAACAAGAAGAAATAAATCATTTCAAAATGTCGTTGTCAAAGAATATATGTATTTGATTTTATATTTGGTCCATAATTAGTACGACAAATATTTCTTCAAGAAAATTTGTTTTCTTTATAGATTAAAGTTTAAATCAATTGTGAAGGATTATTAATTTAGTTGACATAGAGTTTGTTCACACATAGAAAAGTTGTGAGTTTAACTCTAGCTTCTAGATGTGTGGTGAGAGAATATTTTTTGTGGATAAATTTCTAAGTATTTTTAGAAGTGTTTTTTTTCGTGCATTTGAGTGATTTGGAAATGGTGTAACGAAAAGGTTTTCAGAAACTCTAGATAATTAGTGGTCACTCGATTTGATGAAATCCAAGTGTTAGTTTGGAAGTGGTTTAAATCTAACTTCAAAGACTTTAGTTATTCCTTAAGTTAATGGATTTTAAATCCATTGGAGTGCCTTTAAAACGACTTTGTTATATTTTCTGCTTAACTTCTAACGTTTCTTGCAACCATGTTTTTCTTGGTCCGTTTTGGAGCTGCTGCAGATATTTGTTTGTTGCAATTAGGGAGTCTGCTTTGAACTTTGATTTCTGTTTTCAGCTTGCAGCTGGTTTGGGGGTTTTCTGTTGAGGTGTTTGATATGCTGGATTGTTTCTTTTGTTTGTCCTGACTTGCTTTTTTTGTGTTGCATGGAATCTCTTAGAGAAAGTAATCTTCATCTGGTAGGGTATTTTCTTTGTCTGGTGTATAGCGGGTGCCTAACTGGTGTTTGGAGTGGTGGTGTTGGTTCGTGTTGTGGCAGTTGTGGTGTTGCTAGTTTATGTTATGGCAATTGTGTTGTGGTcgt includes these proteins:
- the LOC127121518 gene encoding uncharacterized protein LOC127121518 isoform X2, with amino-acid sequence MSFFYIMFSYIKFGCDSSIFFRSTQCKSLASSTIIHAFDLIWYCMNQLKLHNKVISWKAITYLILDAASFPGNHTKVIASLTTCGGIFKNRHGVAMKCFASNYDRQYAFCVELLGNFLAIKITHKRGWRNLWLETDFKLVSLAFKNSSSIPWRLKNRWFNCLSILNDMNFIVSRIVREGNRCADKLANLGLSVVNDVLFDSCPSIILNDYSRNIIGLPNFRFV
- the LOC127120157 gene encoding filament-like plant protein 5, yielding MDRRGWPWKKKSSDKVTKTDKPFVTTDSVGSTLSSVAHLGNQHEKNCANKNYVQIPMDSYTCMTELEDQVKDLESKLSAAYSELDNKENLVKQHAKVAEEAVSGWEKADAEVVSLRSQLESITLSKLSCDERVTHLEGALKECVKEIRTIKEESEKKVQEVILVKSQQWERFKLELESEIDKLDKGLHEEAGENAALLRSLHESSNKIVKLKEEKSEAEAELEVQKKNVQSCEKEISSLKYELHIVSKEMDIRNDEKNMIMKSADVANKRHVEDVKTIAKLEGECQRLRGLLRKKLPGPAALAQMKLEVESTHRVISGIHQRKTSNLQESEFLSVSKRFEVFEEETTRLKEALASSNAELQASRNLYTKTVGRVKSLEAEVQILHQERSSQTQKSNLEINYRNSSSRISSNSPSITSISDSWHDDPESPADSFSASASDHFNVSRVRTSVKVENRKSETISELMNDFLEVEKMACSSDNDSVQIANKVKNDSSEDDQVKSNDALVEIQLKCMTESYKSLQTHVEELEAENKLLKEKIDELKNDLEEEKQCHHNALARHRELDEKTPRDKRLECTSNSAANKDIDTRKDTELAAAEKKLAECQETLHVLGRQLQAMCPQIGSKRLQTNESSIKPNYDQSNSNGSYNSDETDHAEACSVSSNSDIQGANDEFSSSRNFGSTSCLSDTECNLSVNSSIVSKAPHR
- the LOC127121518 gene encoding uncharacterized protein LOC127121518 isoform X1; this encodes MSFFYIMFSYIKFGCDSSIFFRSTQCKSLASSTIIHAFDLIWYCMNQLKLHNKVISWKAITYLILDAASFPGNHTKVIARYSLYDFSVSKAFSIQIYHPKRPSIKDILWDPPPLNWVKFYSYGVSRANPSLTTCGGIFKNRHGVAMKCFASNYDRQYAFCVELLGNFLAIKITHKRGWRNLWLETDFKLVSLAFKNSSSIPWRLKNRWFNCLSILNDMNFIVSRIVREGNRCADKLANLGLSVVNDVLFDSCPSIILNDYSRNIIGLPNFRFV